From the genome of Vicinamibacteria bacterium:
GCTGCTCGGGTTGCGCTCTTGACGTCGCCCCGAAGCGCCGCCTGAGGAACCTCGCCCTTGAGGCACGCCGAAAGCCCGATGAGTCCTTTCGAATGCCGGTCGAGGAGCTCCTTGTCGATCCTGGGTTTGTAGTAGAAACCTTCGAGATAGCCTGCGGTAACGAGCTTCACCAGGTTGCGGTAGCCTTCGAGGTTCTCCGCGAGCAGGACGAGATGGTTGTTCGTGTCGGCGATGCTTCCGTTCGGCGATTTATCGAAGCGGCTATTGGGAGCGACGTACATCTCGCATCCCAATATGGGCTTGACGCCCCGCTTGCGCGCCTCCTCGTAGAAATAGACGGCGCCGAACATGTTCCCGTGGTCGGTAAGCGCGACGGCCGGCATTCCATAACGGGCCGCCAGCTCGACGATGTCGGATACTCGACTGGCACCGTCGAGCAGCGAATAGTCACTGTGATTGTGCAAATGGACGAAGGGTCTCGAGGTCATCATTCCCATTCGATCGTGGAAGGAGGTTTGGAAGAGATATCGTAGACGACGCGGTTGATTCCCCGCACCTCGCCGATGATGCGGCTGGTTACCTTGTTGAGGAGCTCATGGGGTAATCTGGCCCAGTCGGCCGTCATTCCGTCCTTGCTCTGCACCGCCCGAATGGCGAGGACGTGCTCGTAGGTGCGCGCATCGCCCATCACCCCCACGCTACGGACGGGAAGAAGCACGCAGAACGCCTGCCAGAGGTCACGATAGAGACCCGCTTTCTTGATCTCACTCACAAGGATCTCGTCGGCCGCCCGCAGGACCTGAAGGCGTTCTCGAGTAACCGCTCCGAGCACCCGGATCGCCAGCCCTGGGCCCGGGAAGGGCTGCCGGAACACGAGCTCCTCGTCCAGGCCGAGCTCGAGCCCGAGGACGCGAACCTCGTCCTTGAACAGATCGCGCAGCGGCTCGATGAGCGCGAGCTTCATCCGCTTCGGCAGCCCCCCCACGTTGTGATGGCTCTTGATCACTTCCGCGGGACCTTTGACCGAGACGCTCTCGATCACGTCGGGATAGAGCGTGCCCTGAGCGAGAAATCGGACGTCTCGAAGCTTGCTCGCTTCTTCGGTGAAGACGGCGATGAACTCCCGGCCGATGATTTTCCGTTTGCGCTCCGGGTCCGCGACTGTCCTGAGCCGTCTCAAGAATCGTTCCGAGGCGTCAACGGCGACGACGTTCCAATGGAGCTTGCGAGAGAAACGCTCCATCACCTGAGCGGCCTCGTTCTTCCTCAGCACGCCGTTGTCGACGAAGATGCACGTGAGCTTGTCACCGATCGCCCGGTGCACGAGCGCCGCCACCACCGACGAGTCCACGCCACCGGAGATCGCGCACACGACACCACTGTCTTGGACGCGCCCCCGGATTGCGGCAACGGCTTCGTCGACGT
Proteins encoded in this window:
- the guaA gene encoding glutamine-hydrolyzing GMP synthase, whose amino-acid sequence is MAHDTILVLDFGSQYTQLIARRLRELSVYCEILPFSTPVSVLRRPEVRGVILSGGPQSVYAQGAPHCEPDVFRLSIPTLGVCYGMQLMAESLGGDVRPAEHREYGHALVEFRNGSPLFSGLDGRLRVWASHGDRIESLPEGFRLTAVSDDAPVAAFEDARRRMFGVQFHPEVAHTERGTEILKNFAYGVCGVRGDWSMHSYVDEAVAAIRGRVQDSGVVCAISGGVDSSVVAALVHRAIGDKLTCIFVDNGVLRKNEAAQVMERFSRKLHWNVVAVDASERFLRRLRTVADPERKRKIIGREFIAVFTEEASKLRDVRFLAQGTLYPDVIESVSVKGPAEVIKSHHNVGGLPKRMKLALIEPLRDLFKDEVRVLGLELGLDEELVFRQPFPGPGLAIRVLGAVTRERLQVLRAADEILVSEIKKAGLYRDLWQAFCVLLPVRSVGVMGDARTYEHVLAIRAVQSKDGMTADWARLPHELLNKVTSRIIGEVRGINRVVYDISSKPPSTIEWE